The Brachyhypopomus gauderio isolate BG-103 chromosome 2, BGAUD_0.2, whole genome shotgun sequence genome contains a region encoding:
- the tsen34 gene encoding tRNA-splicing endonuclease subunit Sen34 has product MDWQTTELEDNSVPNGQDTKATECESAIAKSDQGNEAKDRTIKIRLCGSTPLLWRSADVKTAREEFGVIGTLVGSLPRQPRQNTRLGRPLEILQEEARLLLETGQATALQHPDKGNEVSESEESHQNAVQLYQASLDCSYEEQCTLALEDKKAVLHRVMSEKQNSHSGNDGAERAVRQRLCSLKKSFTFPRSAMAIQLYTAHAGFSHCPEELGFLAADWPAPRDKRSDARFQVYKDLRRRGFYLTTAGKFGGDYLVYPGDPLRFHAHFIALCMPLDEPSPISDILAIARLGSNVKKTVLLCSPRDPSDGHAEGDVVYSSLQWSGMA; this is encoded by the exons ATGGACTGGCAGACGACAGAGCTTGAAGACAATTCTGTCCCTAACGGGCAAGATACGAAGGCCACAGAATGTGAGAGTGCGATAGCAAAATCGGATCAAGGAAATGAAGCTAAGGATCGGACAATTAAAATTAGACTTTGCGGATCCACACCTTTACTTTGGAGGTCGGCCGATGTTAAAACGGCCAGGGAAGAGTTCGGGGTGATCGGAACTCTGGTGGGTTCACTTCCCAGACAGCCAAGGCAAAACACTCGGTTAGGGAGACCCCTCGAGATACTGCAGGAAGAAGCTCGTCTGTTGTTGGAGACGGGACAGGCAACCGCTTTACAGCATCCAGACAAGGGCAATGAG GTGTCTGAAAGTGAAGAGAGTCACCAGAATGCTGTCCAACTTTACCAAGCTAGTCTAGACTGCAGTTATGAAGAACAATGCACTTTGGCTCTCGAAGACAAGAAAGCGGTACTTCACAGAGTAATGTCTGAGAAACAGAATA GTCACTCAGGTAATGATGGTGCGGAAAGAGCAGTGCGACAGCGTCTCTGCTCCCTGAAGAAAAGCTTCACGTTCCCCCGTTCCGCCATGGCCATCCAACTATACACCGCCCATGCTGGCTTCAGCCACTGTCCTGAAGAACTTGGTTTCCTGGCCGCTGATTGGCCAGCACCTAGAGACAAGCGTTCAGACGCAAGGTTCCAGGTATATAAGGACCTAAGGAGGAGGGGCTTCTACCTAACCACAGCAGGGAAGTTTGGGGGAGATTACCTGGTGTATCCAG GTGATCCACTTCGTTTTCATGCCCACTTCATTGCGTTGTGCATGCCTTTGGATGAACCGTCCCCCATCTCTGACATCCTCGCTATAGCACGGCTTGGCTCCAATGTGAAAAAAACGGTGCTGCTGTGTTCCCCACGGGATCCCAGTGACGGTCACGCCGAGGGGGACGTCGTGTATTCCTCGCTGCAGTGGAGTGGAATGGCGTAG
- the bcl7bb gene encoding B-cell CLL/lymphoma 7 protein family member B-B translates to MSGRSVRAETRSRAKDDIKKVMAAIERVRRWEKKWVTVGDTSLRIFKWVPVTETKQIFKSKGPGGTVRELKGFPTDVVLENARSVLLDFQDDNSNLSFMSDAYQSNNKVGSSSNSSPLHASGAVSPNHAAFYRTEDSQPPTLGQETMEEPSVISSELTDEPPTLIKEDLLPLSAQEDEEVAVAPPLKRVCTEEKLGLS, encoded by the exons ATGTCGGGACGATCAGTACGAGCGGAGACAAGAAGCCGCGCAAAAGATGACATCAAGAAAGTGATGGCAGCGATCGAAAGGGTCCGTAGATG GGAGAAGAAGTGGGTTACTGTGGGTGACACATCTTTACGGATCTTTAAGTGGGTCCCCGTAACAGAGACCAAACAG atATTTAAGTCCAAAGGGCCAGGTGGGACAGTGAGGGAACTGAAAGGTTTTCCTACAGATGTGGTACTGGAAAACGCTCGCTCAGTCTTACTGGATTTCCAAG ATGACAACAGCAACCTGAGCTTCATGTCGGACGCGTATCAGTCCAACAACAAGGTGGGCAGCAGCAGTAACTCCAGCCCCCTGCACGCCAGTGGAGCAGTCAGCCCCAACCATGCAGCCTTCTACCGCACAGAGGACTCCCAGCCCCCCACCCTGGGGCAGGAGACCATGGAGg AACCATCGGTGATCAGCAGTGAATTGACAGATGAACCACCTACTTTGATAAAAGAGGATTTACTGCCCCTGTCTGCTCAG gaggatgaagaggtggCCGTTGCTCCACCATTGAAAAGAGTTTGTACAGAAGAAAAATTAGGCCTGAGTTAG
- the baz1b gene encoding tyrosine-protein kinase BAZ1B → MAPLLGRKPYPLAKPLAEAPGPGEEVFTIPHTTEAFRNKEEYEARMQRYSERIWTCKSTGSSQLTHMEAWEEEQEVTELLQEEYPVWFEKPVLEIVHHNTVSLDKLVDLAWLEILTKYAVGEECDFLVGKDKSLRVKVVKVHPLDAAQEEPSEKKLEGACDSPSSDKENASQENQKKEQPKEEENRRDGLCDRARRSPRKLPTSMKEEKKKWVMPKFLPHKYDVKLLDEDKVISDVPADSLFRTERPPNKEIMRYFIRHYALRLGAGESAPWVVEDELVKKFSLPSKFSDFLLDPHKFLAENPSSKRKSLSSPEGKPNKKLKMAESGESDGMNEKGKKKKKKRDSQNMPLSPTLWGNMQVKKVNGSPLKVKNSGTPKKSESKKPADAKKNRRTPSGQKLSKKDEKGSGSSKKPKMKQMTLLDLAKSPAASGSPKKRVRSLGLGTPKLGKPLPPMALHLLRFYKENKGKEDKKHALSSMVTRTAKTLSAEDRGRLPEELRELVQKRWERLEERRRWALLSDEEKKEAIRKKREEVKEKLREKAKERREREMLLRREQQRRYEDQELDGRSLPSFRLVDMPDGLPNTLFGDVAMVADFLSCYAELLMPDDQYPITSQALMEALAADKGGFNYLNRVLVVLLQTLLQDELAEAYSELDMPLSEIPLTMHSVSELVRLCLRPSDAQCGDSARGSDQWQASPVGGYDDVVSPALLDRLETAEVFELAPAEKVGLLVALSHRILMTYSLEDHVDAVHQRSAELWKERLATLKEANIRLRAEKQRRKELMETKGQAGAAGAGPVAAKPEEAASKMEKKKEGGAKKEAVKVESEDMISTVKSRRLMAIQAKKEKEELERQNKERMEKEAEEERLRKQRAAAERSFQDGITKAKLVMRRTPLGTDRNHNRYWLFSDVVPGLYIEKGWVNDTIDYCFTLPPRPEDEEEDEEEDEDEMKKEEEDVEDGEKEDDESIASVTEIGQQGVPSPETCIETTVPKQGQNLWFVCDAAKDFEELIESLHSQGVRESELKLKLELKFQDIMHSMHLSRKGSAGLRACDGHQELVRYLRSDIIEVASRLQKGGLGFMEDTADFEKVVRDLENLRDFGECVIMLQESVVKKFLQGFMAPKQKKKKKEATEGSSKPEEVDEEKKLAEEARVATAVEKWKWAIREAQTFSRMHVLLGMLDACIKWDMSAENARCKVCRKKGEDDKLILCDECNKAFHLFCLRPVLYRIPEGEWLCPACQPTIARRCSRGRNYNEDTEEEEEEEDEDEDELDDSESEEEEQRDTGHSLRPRKKPKSFLRTKVQNKSASKKHSPINARPAAKPASRPSPRSAPKSRAALTNPADIDELLRQSSRVKGSRQAQELEKCEEILQKLIKFRYSWPFREPVSAEEAEDYQDIIVSPMDFRTMQMKFQSSQYRGTHDFIEDIKLVFSNAEEYNQPGSSVLQSVVRTEQTFTELLHKILPGVSYLRRRVRKRGPPLRQDEDEDEDEDDEEEGDDYEKSRRKMQNGKRGRAPARGREGSGGVGRGAVRVPRPVGRPRKRVESEHNEDEENEEAGRRRRSKRTVTMTTRKDYREDESDSERENRRTGSRRAATKVVQEAEPSSDEDSVSQRHSKKQKRSL, encoded by the exons ATGGCGCCGTTGCTGGGCCGGAAACCCTACCCGCTAGCCAAGCCGCTGGCGGAGGCTCCAGGCCCCGGAGAAGAGGTGTTCACCATCCCGCACACCACGGAGGCCTTCAGGAACAAAGA AGAATATGAGGCGCGGATGCAGAGGTACAGTGAGCGTATCTGGACGTGTAAAAGCACGGGCAGCAGTCAGCTCACGCACATGGAGGCctgggaggaggagcaggaggtcaCCGAGCT ACTGCAGGAGGAGTACCCCGTGTGGTTCGAGAAGCCAGTGTTGGAGATTGTGCACCACAACACAGTGTCGCTGGACAAACTGGTGGATCTGGCCTGGTTGGAAATTCTCACCAAGTACGCCGTCGGAGAGGAGTGTGACTTCCTG gtcGGTAAGGACAAAAGCCTGCGGGTGAAGGTGGTGAAGGTCCACCCTTTGGATGCTGCTCAGGAGGAGCCGTCTGAGAAGAAGTTAGAAGGCGCATGCGACTCCCCCTCCAGCGACAAGGAGAACGCCAGCCAGGAGAACCAGAAGAAGGAGCAGCCTAAAGAAGAGGAGAACAGGAGAGATGGCCTGT GTGACCGGGCACGGCGCTCTCCCAGAAAGCTCCCCACCAGCatgaaggaggagaagaagaagtgGGTGATGCCGAAATTCCTGCCCCACAAATACGACGTGAAGCTCCTCGACGAAGACAAAGTGATCAGCGACGTGCCGGCAGACAGCCTCTTCAGGACAGAGAGACCCCCCAACAAGGAGATCATGCGCTACTTCATCAGACACTATGCACTCAGGCTCGGCGCGGGAGAGAGCGCCCCCTGGGTCGTGGAGGATGAGCTGGTCAAGAAATTCAGCCTGCCCAGCAAATTCAGCGATTTCCTCTTAGACCCCCATAAG tttctggCAGAAAACCCCTCGTCCAAGAGAAAGAGCCTCAGCTCTCCAGAGGGGAAACCCAACAAGAAGCTGaagatggcagagtctggagaGTCGGATGGCATGAACGAGAaagggaagaagaagaagaagaagagagactcTCAGAACATGCCTCTGAGTCCCACGCTGTGGGGAAACATGCAG GTGAAGAAAGTGAATGGTTCTCCGCTGAAGGTGAAGAACTCCGGCACGCCGAAGAAGTCGGAGAGCAAGAAGCCCGCCGACGCCAAGAAGAACCGCCGGACGCCGAGTGGTCAGAAACTCTCCAAAAAAGACGAGAAGGGCTCTGGGAGTTCCAAGAAGCCCAAGATGAAACAGATGACCCTGCTGGACCTGGCCAAGAGCCCAGCTGCTTCGGGAAGCCCCAAGAAGAGGGTGCGGAGCTTGGGCCTCGGCACGCCCAAGCTGGGCAAACCCCTGCCCCCCATGGCTCTGCACCTGCTGCGCTTCTACAAGGAGAACAAGGGCAAGGAGGACAAGAAGCACGCGCTATCGTCCATGGTCACGCGGACGGCCAAGACGCTGTCGGCGGAGGACCGCGGCCGGCTCCCTGAGGAGCTGCGAGAGCTGGTGCAGAAGCGCTGGGAGCGTCTGGAGGAGCGGAGGCGCTGGGCCTTGCTGAGCGacgaggagaagaaggaggccATCCGCAAGAAgagggaggaggtgaaggagaagCTGCGGGAGAAGGCCAAGGAGCGTCGCGAGAGGGAGATGCTGCTGCGTCGCGAACAGCAGCGCCGCTACGAGGACCAGGAGCTGGACGGCCGCTCGCTGCCCTCGTTCCGGCTGGTGGACATGCCCGACGGCCTCCCCAACACGCTGTTTGGCGACGTGGCCATGGTGGCGGACTTCCTCAGCTGCTACGCCGAGCTGCTGATGCCCGACGACCAGTACCCCATCACGAGCCAGGCGCTGATGGAGGCGCTGGCCGCGGACAAGGGCGGCTTCAACTACCTGAACCGCGTGCTGGTGGTGCTGCTGCAGACGCTGTTGCAGGACGAGCTGGCGGAGGCCTACAGCGAGCTGGACATGCCGTTGTCGGAGATCCCCCTCACCATGCACTCCGTGTCGGAGCTGGTGCGGCTGTGCCTGCGGCCGTCGGACGCGCAGTGTGGCGACAGCGCTCGCGGCTCCGACCAGTGGCAGGCCTCCCCCGTCGGCGGCTACGATGACGTTGTGAGCCCCGCCCTGCTGGACCGCCTGGAGACGGCCGAGGTGTTCGAGCTGGCGCCGGCGGAGAAGGTGGGCCTGCTGGTGGCGCTGAGTCACCGCATCCTGATGACGTACTCGTTGGAGGACCACGTGGATGCCGTGCACCAGCGCTCCGCCGAGCTCTGGAAGGAGCGGCTCGCCACTCTCAAGGAAGCCAACATACGCCTCCGGGCCGAGAAACAGCGGCGCAAAGAGCTGATGGAGACCAAGGGGCAAGCGGGGGCAgcgggggcggggccagtgGCAGCCAAGCCCGAGGAGGCAGCCAGCAAAAtggagaagaagaaggagggTGGAGCCAAGAAGGAAGCGGTCAAGGTGGAGTCGGAGGACATGATCAGCACAGTGAAGAGTCGCCGGCTGATGGCCATTCAAGCCAAGAAGGAGAAGGAAGAGCTTGAACGACAGAACAAAG agcggatggagaaggaggcagaggaggagcGTTTGCGGAAGCAGAGAGCTGCAGCAGAGAGATCCTTCCAGGATGGCATCACCAAGGCTAAACTAGTCATGAGGAGAACACCACTAGGCACCGACCGCAACCACAACcg GTACTGGCTGTTCTCGGATGTGGTCCCGGGGCTGTACATAGAGAAAGGCTGGGTGAACGACACCATCGACTACTGCTTCACCCTCCCGCCAAGAccagaggatgaggaggaggacgaggaggaggatgaagatgagatgaagaaggaggaggaggatgtggAAG ATGGGGAGAAGGAAGATGATGAAAGCATTGCCAGCGTCACTGAGATTGGCCAGCAGGGGGTGCCGTCTCCTGAGACCTGCATAGAGACCACTGTACCCAAACAAGGCCAAAACCTCTG GTTCGTGTGTGATGCTGCAAAAGATTTTGAAGAGCTTATCGAGAGCCTCCACTCTCAAGGTGTGCGGGAGAGtgagctgaaactgaaactGGAACTCAA GTTCCAGGACATCATGCACTCCATGCACCTGAGTCGGAAGGGCAGCGCGGGCCTGCGGGCCTGTGATGGCCACCAGGAGCTCGTACGTTACCTCCGCAGTGACATCATCGAGGTGGCGTCCCGTCTGCAGAAGGGCGGGCTGGGCTTCATGGAGGACACGGCCGACTTCGAGAAAgtg GTGCGAGACCTGGAGAACCTGCGGGACTTTGGCGAGTGTGTGATCATGCTGCAGGAGAGCGTGGTAAAGAAGTTCCTGCAGGGCTTCATGGCTCCcaagcagaagaagaagaaaaaggagGCGACGGAGGGCAGCAGCAAGCCTGAGGAGGTGGACGAGGAGAAGAAGCTGGCAGAGGAGgcccgg GTGGCCACGGCGGTGGAGAAGTGGAAGTGGGCGATCCGTGAGGCGCAGACCTTCTCGAGGATGCACGTGCTGCTGGGCATGCTGGACGCCTGCATCAAGTGGGACATGTCTGCAGAGAACGCACGCTGCAAGGTCTGCCGCAAGAAAG GAGAGGATGATAAGTTGATTCTGTGTGATGAGTGTAATAAGGCCTTCCACCTGTTCTGCTTGCGGCCGGTGCTGTACCGCATACCTGAGGGGGAGTGGCTCTGCCCGGCGTGTCAGCCAACCATCGCCCGTCGCTGCTCTCGTGGCAG AAACTATAATGAAGAcacagaagaagaggaagaagaggaagacgaAGATGAAGATGAGTTGGATGACTCCGAATCCGAGGAGGAGGAACAGAGGGACACGGGACACAGCC TGAGGCCGAGAAAGAAACCGAAGTCGTTCCTGCGGACAAAAGTCCAGAACAAATCGGCATCCAAGAAACACTCCCCTATCAACGCCAGACCTGCAGCCAAACCTGCCTCAAGACCTTCACCAAGAAGCGCTCCAAAATCACGGGCGGCTCTGACCAACCCAGCAGATATCGACGAACTG TTACGTCAAAGCTCCAGGGTCAAAGGCAGCAGGCAAGCGCAGGAGCTGGAGAAGTGTGAGGAGATCTTGCAGAAATTGATCAAATTCCGTTACAGTTGGCcgttcag AGAGCCTGTGTCAGCAGAGGAGGCTGAGGACTACCAGGACATCATTGTCTCACCCATGGACTTCAGGACCATGCAAATGAAGTTCCAGTCGTCGCAGTACCGAGGCACGCATGACTTCATCGAGGACATCAAGCTGGTGTTCTCCAACGCTGAGGAGTACAACCAGCCAGGCAGCAGCGTGCTGCAGTCTGTGGTGCGCACGGAGCAGACCTTCACCGAGCTCCTCCACAAGATCCTCCCTGGGGTGAGTTACCTGCGCCGGCGGGTCCGCAAGCGTGGCCCGCCCCTCCGCCAAGACGAAGATGAGGACGAAGATGAGGACGACGAGGAAGAGGGCGACGACTACGAGAAAAGCAGGAGAAAGATGCAGAACGGCAAGCGGGGAAGGGCACCGGCCAGAGGCCGGGAGgggagcgggggggtggggaggggggcggtCCGGGTGCCGCGGCCCGTCGGGCGCCCGCGCAAGCGGGTGGAGAGCGAGCACAACGAGGATGAAGAGAATGAGGAGGCGggtaggaggaggaggagcaagaggacagtcaccatgacaacacggAAGGACTATCGAGAAGATGAAAGTGACAGCGAGAGGGAGAACAGGAGGACTGGCTCGAGGAGGGCGGCGACAAAGGTGGTTCAGGAGGCGGAGCCAAGCAGCGACGAGGACTCAGTCAGCCAGCGACATTCCAAGAAACAGAAACGCTCGCTCTAA